The Montipora capricornis isolate CH-2021 chromosome 1, ASM3666992v2, whole genome shotgun sequence genome contains a region encoding:
- the LOC138050043 gene encoding serine-rich adhesin for platelets-like, whose amino-acid sequence MDGRSTSPEIDVVGDGNKTRQLLQRSKRFSGVSSGNSTSLRAPNKNGANLLVANTKVRGKKNAEVVNLRVRNMGIIKVKKEPESDEDCKSLFAISSLLDECDFEKTSQRNNISNSPTLSGPGRSNVTATTRSLGPSQGRPRQSLENVISSLKSAKEMNFDRTSASPPLPMPPKRIRPVAQTVPKVSDSLSGDGPHIIDVRSLASVVGPSTSKASVPVTLQQPTVPSLSSIVVQPASSAASGPKPLNIRFVLPANVPFSTDQFQKVLQATLASISTQSVAVEPEQLHKAIQAALTCVTKSTVAFNPDQLKQAILSSLTSPAGSTTISQLVQTPALPSATSRAHLPKSLNRPQAIAPHPPSPHKVPMRMQVDSFYTQDNRPISGRSSQRQFSLSAAGSSPVVATTKTRASDGGLVVNGNSNNSSSSSDSACASNLKEARDKLVKALQQNRVLNVPSLSSTATAATATTAISASSPVQDQDANIDCFDHDSDFSLSTPAPNLPAVAETPVSSIVQESTICNAPSAQATQPESNPPAGKDVVSSSFALLPETQKGSKQSTKGSAGSPSGSVLQAGHCTPSVTPAVSGPQVKEGSKSSLPAEPQIYVSTQPVQETLNPESGSNINLLIAVPNLKVTDSPVSSSTSQRALAPQSPNPADASKINMQISDPNDKATNSRLSSSRLKKASAPQKELPPTGCGCCSKCKSAPESKLYICHHKGCGNEYNKEQGLQRHYHYNPHHKPRLPLERASQSVDHFLPADLLEAHRSARLRELLKRLGPEEIKDLVLPRVAKSISLFELLEVKSTRSQVIRGIPDISAFKMFSEFERFRKEVENRLLALILLPQGKGRGRAAAYGDAEAATATKAENIGVRKKAEESVSPTVVLSDVENESLASNTRKIPCSSNAGTQEKNMKSVTIDLEKEESSAAPGTSSGMVVSTSVEKCLNVEGSSSSADVKVVEKSVDKGLEETPMDSTEQPVKESKQAASTTQSHEGEKAEVVCSTTKPHLPMVVEPESANSSSTPGAKDSVSVETTDLRKEEISEASLATARNVSGDVTMIDADKLENSSSDCIIVDKKLTCDDGKSHAKESTLNMEENSRDKKTDTDSPEKCNVPENNENNKSLPVHENEGRVKEDTLQNNSEKGPAVVMQESKVDDRSPTVLVEENKEKTDVGKESSLDKGENQGSETVKVAEDRSKKSSAGGSEQNCMQLGENGEIEGEKSKGSEENKEKTDVVKENSLDKGENKGSETVKVAEDRSKNSSASGSEQNVMQLGEDGKAEGEKSKGSEENKEKTDVGKENSLDKVENKGSETVKVAEDRSKKSSASGSDQNAMQLGEDGEIEGEKGKGSEENKEKTYVGKENSLDKVENKGSETVKVAEDRSKKSSASGSEQNAMQLAEDGKIEGEKSKGSDRKHVEETLDISLDPEVVSMTVDDITVEEKETQTDLSDLKQKLSKMLAEITFEDEEDMNEENLLKFGLPFAIKWGKIIKSVRHLEAKKIARKENYCELDMKQFIYDKPKEAASAVISGNCHAHPSFFRAYVMPALLDKHIDDFGLFGKKLLSRLFLSQKKYVDILRSSIGPEFTKVMGINIFPTFKRINDTWKAVKVMTPEEKVKRNLVLELYPKDELEVPDEEDGSSTASTGSSQQANPAVRGVTTAQNSATRAVTSCAPNATGRGNDQLKRPGQDDIQPGDACKKAKLDKSDSNEADQAQATTSTGVCHSNVNKGHTAQTPNNSEKDTTNNKDKLDKSSTSQANQLEPTEKKNETPSGGKSTSEDKSNESTSSISQAKPSTSVENTASKPPSTTNSTSLIPTKAMIYTSSEKGGTSSLPFSTAKGSPLYLVPVEKLSPKLVEQFINQGKSDGIKTRSARTPKKGKQAKPGSQVLVLIPSSTPNGSPTIHTLTSEEQLKADGDKKPMLLLPADKVPKSMASQAPTVRKKMMITVVAPSSKSGTSAAAQNVTTTCTSTSSAGSSQDQLVRGSITRAVESNAKSNTPISKSPVTSEGLADSVGTSPSSSVPVVQHSATLNTPMEVDEAGKPTEGSSHEAADVGKVDSTSSKERKSPEETPSTSKTMTSSLSDASEPVAPSEKSQSSSTSVKAGVVGKQGSSGELDFLPSLLPSDLTLDNLLKDIAGDSPATASDELVPFDVSEIIQSIENMPNEPTSSSETADLPTDTVAAASERVTSEKTGRDSELSDDVDKETSHRSKRQSQRRLPTSPLSTTVKSSAEAVPQNTSGESRENSDTEDGSPPQKRRRTPTRAAAKSSRFVSDKELRGKSPQGSPTTAKTRKQ is encoded by the exons ATGGATGGACGTTCAACCTCACCAGAGATTGACGTGGTCGGCGATGGAAATAAAACACGCCAACTTCTTCAAAGAAGCAAAAGATTTTCGGGCGTATCATCAGGGAATTCGACAAGTTTGCGTGCACCGAATAAGAATGGCGCGAACCTCTTGGTGGCAAATACCAAAGTTAGAGGGAAGAAAAATGCAGAGGTCGTCAATCTCAGAGTTCGAAACATGGGAATAATCAAGGTGAAGAAAGAGCCTGAATCAGACGAGGATTGCAAAAGCTTATTTGCCATCAGTTCCTTGCTTGATGAGTGCGATTTCGAGAAGACATCGCAGAGGAATAACATATCGAATTCACCAACATTGTCTGGGCCAGGGAGATCGAATGTGACGGCTACGACGAGATCCCTGGGTCCCTCGCAAGGGCGACCGAGGCAGAGCCTAGAaaatgtgatcagctctttGAAATCTGCAAAAGAAATGAATTTCGACAGGACATCAGCTTCTCCTCCTCTCCCAATGCCACCTAAAAGAATACGTCCTGTCGCACAAACAGTCCCAAAGGTCAGTGATTCATTAAGTGGTGATGGGCCTCACATTATTGATGTGCGATCCTTGGCATCAGTTGTGGGACCATCAACTAGTAAAGCATCTGTTCCAGTGACATTGCAACAGCCAACTGTCCCCAGCTTATCTTCCATTGTAGTACAGCCAGCTTCCTCAGCAGCTTCTGGTCCAAAGCCCTTAAACATTCGATTTGTTTTGCCTGCCAATGTTCCGTTTAGCACGGATCAGTTTCAGAAAGTTCTTCAGGCCACTTTAGCCTCAATAAGCACTCAGTCAGTGGCTGTAGAACCAGAGCAACTACACAAAGCAATCCAAGCAGCATTAACTTGTGTCACCAAGTCAACAGTTGCTTTTAACCCAGACCAACTTAAACAGGCCATATTGAGTTCTTTGACTTCACCAGCTGGGTCTACGACCATTTCCCAATTGGTACAAACACCTGCTCTTCCATCTGCAACATCAAGAGCTCATTTGCCAAAGAGTTTGAATCGCCCTCAAGCTATAGCACCACACCCACCGTCCCCACATAAAGTGCCAATGCGCATGCAGGTTGACTCCTTCTACACACAGGACAATAGACCCATCTCAGGCAGGAGTAGTCAACGTCAATTTTCTCTCTCAGCTGCAGGAAGTTCTCCTGTGGTTGCAACAACCAAAACAAGAGCATCTGATGGTGGTTTAGTTGTGAATGGTAACAGCAACAATTCTTCATCTTCTAGTGACAGTGCTTGTGCATCCAATTTGAAGGAGGCGAGAGATAAACTGGTCAAGGCTCTCCAGCAGAATCGTGTTCTTAATGTTCCTAGTTTATCAAGCACCGCTACAGCAGCAACAGCAACCACAGCAATTTCAGCTTCTAGTCCAGTCCAAGATCAGGATGCAAATATTGATTGCTTTGACCATGATTCTGATTTCAGTTTGTCCACTCCAGCACCTAATTTGCCTGCAGTGGCAGAAACACCTGTCTCCAGTATTGTACAGGAGAGTACAATCTGTAATGCACCATCAGCTCAAGCCACTCAGCCAGAATCTAATCCACCAGCTGGAAAAGATGTTGTTTCATCTTcctttgcactgttgcccgagacccaaaaag GATCTAAGCAAAGCACAAAAGGAAGTGCAGGCTCCCCATCAGGAAGTGTCTTGCAAGCAGGTCATTGTACTCCTTCAGTCACTCCTGCAGTTTCTGGCCCTCAGGTGAAAGAAGGTAGTAAATCATCCTTGCCAGCTGAACCTCAAATCTATGTGTCCACTCAGCCAGTACAAGAAACCTTGAACCCAGAAAGTGGTTCAAATATAAATCTTCTGATTGCCGTACCCAATCTCAAAGTAACAGATTCACCTGTTAGTTCTTCCACGTCCCAAAGGGCTTTAGCACCACAAAGCCCAAACCCTGCAGATGCCTCAAAGATAAATATGCAGATCTCGGATCCAAATGACAAGGCAACCAACTCGCGTTTGAGTTCATCTAGGCTCAAAAAAGCTTCAGCACCTCAAAAAGAGCTGCCTCCTACTGGGTGTGGATGTTGTTCAAAGTGCAAAAGTGCTCCTGAGTCAAAGTTATACATTTGCCATCATAAAGGGTGTGGCAATGAATACAACAAAGAACAAGGACTTCAAAGACACTATCACTATAATCCTCATCACAAGCCTCGACTTCCTCTTGAGAGGGCTTCACAATCAGTCGACCATTTTTTACCAGCGGATCTCTTGGAGGCGCATCGCAGCGCACGTTTACGTGAACTTTTAAAACGCCTTGGTCCTGAAGAGATCAAAGACCTTGTTTTGCCGCGTGTGGCGAAAAGTATATCTCTTTTTGAGTTGCTTGAAGTTAAATCCACGCGTTCTCAGGTTATCCGAGGAATTCCTGACATTTCCGCTTTCAAAATGTTCAGTGAGTTTGAGCGGTTCAGGAAAGAGGTGGAGAATAGGTTGTTGGCATTGATATTGTTGCCTCAAGGGAAGGGGAGAGGCCGGGCTGCCGCATATGGGGATGCCGAGGCAGCAACGGCTACGAAAGCAGAGAATATAGGAGTTAGGAAAAAAGCAGAAGAGTCAGTATCACCCACTGTTGTCTTAAGTGATGTGGAAAATGAAAGCCTTGCCAGTAATACAAGAAAAATTCCCTGCTCTAGCAATGCAGGAACACAAgagaaaaacatgaaaagtgTAACCATTGACTTAGAGAAAGAAGAGAGCTCTGCTGCACCTGGAACCTCTTCAGGGATGGTTGTAAGCACTTCTGTTGAGAAGTGCTTGAATGTGGAAGGCTCCTCAAGCTCGGCTGATGTGAAAGTAGTTGAAAAGAGTGTGGATAAAGGTCTGGAAGAAACCCCTATGGATTCTACCGAACAACCTGTAAAGGAGTCAAAGCAAGCTGCTTCAACGACACAGTCGCATGAGGGAGAAAAAGCAGAAGTTGTTTGTTCGACAACCAAACCACATCTGCCTATGGTAGTTGAACCAGAATCTGCAAACAGTTCTAGTACCCCTGGGGCTAAGGATTCTGTTTCAGTAGAAACTACTGACCTACGTAAGGAAGAGATTAGTGAAGCCTCCCTTGCAACTGCAAGGAATGTGTCAGGTGATGTAACAATGATCGATGCTGACAAACTAGAAAATTCTAGTAGTGATTGTATTATAGTTGATAAAAAACTGACTTGTGATGATGGGAAGTCACATGCAAAAGAATCAACTCTTAACATGGAAGAAAACAGCAGAGATAAGAAAACTGACACTGACAGTCCAGAAAAATGCAATGTTCCAGAAAACAATGAGAACAATAAATCTTTGCCAGTCCATGAAAATGAGGGAAGGGTGAAGGAGGACACTTTGCAGAATAATAGTGAAAAGGGGCCAGCAGTTGTTATGCAAGAAAGCAAGGTTGATGATAGATCTCCAACTGTTCTTgttgaagaaaacaaagaaaagactgATGTAGGTAAGGAAAGTTCTTTGGATAAAGGAGAGAATCAAGGGTCTGAAACTGTTAAGGTTGCTGAGGACAGAAGCAAGAAGAGCAGTGCTGGTGGTAGCGAACAAAATTGCATGCAGTTAGGTGAAAATGGAGAGATAGAAGGTGAAAAGAGCAAAGGaagtgaagaaaacaaagaaaagactgATGTGGTTAAGGAAAATTCTTTGGATAAAGGAGAGAATAAAGGGTCCGAAACTGTTAAGGTTGCTGAGGACAGAAGCAAGAACAGCAGTGCTAGTGGTAGCGAACAAAATGTCATGCAGTTAGGTGAAGATGGAAAGGCAGAAGGTGAAAAAAGCAAAGGaagtgaagaaaacaaagaaaagactgATGTGGGTAAGGAAAATTCTTTGGATAAAGTAGAGAATAAAGGGTCCGAAACTGTGAAGGTTGCTGAGGACAGAAGCAAGAAGAGCAGTGCTAGTGGTAGCGACCAAAATGCCATGCAGTTAGGTGAAGATGGAGAGATAGAAGGTGAAAAGGGCAAAGGaagtgaagaaaacaaagaaaagacttATGTGGGTAAGGAAAATTCTTTGGATAAAGTAGAGAATAAAGGGTCTGAAACTGTTAAGGTTGCTGAGGACAGAAGCAAGAAGAGCAGTGCTAGTGGTAGCGAGCAAAATGCAATGCAGTTAGCTGAAGATGGAAAAATAGAAGGTGAAAAAAGTAAAGGAAGTGACAGGAAGCATGTTGAAGAAACGTTGGATATATCCTTGGATCCTGAAGTGGTTTCTATGACTGTTGATGACATCACGGTGGAAGAAAAGGAAACTCAAACAGATTTATCTGATCTGAAGCAGAAGCTATCCAAAATGCTGGCGGAGATCACATTTGAGGATGAAGAAGACATGAACGAAGAAAACCTTTTGAAGTTTGGTCTCCCATTTGCAATAAAATGGGGCAAGATTATTAAAAGTGTGCGTCACCTTGAGGCCAAGAAAATAGCTCGAAAGGAAAATTACTGCGAATTAGACATGAAACAGTTTATTTACGATAAGCCCAAAGAGGCAGCTAGTGCAGTCATCTCTGGAAACTGTCATGCCCACCCAAGCTTTTTCAGAGCTTATGTCATGCCGGCCTTGTTAGACAAGCACATTGACGACTTTGGCCTTTTCGGAAAGAAACTGCTCAGTAGGCTCTTCCTGTCACAGAAGAAATATGTGGACATTCTCAGATCAAGTATCGGCCCTGAATTCACAAAAGTTATGGGAATTAACATTTTCCCAACATTTAAACGAATAAACGATACATGGAAAGCAGTCAAAGTGATGACACCTgaagaaaaagtgaaaagaaACTTAGTTTTGGAACTTTATCCCAAGGACGAACTTGAAGTCCCAGATGAAGAGGATGGCTCATCCACAGCCAGTACTGGAAGTAGCCAACAGGCTAATCCTGCTGTAAGAGGTGTCACTACAGCTCAGAATTCTGCCACCAGGGCTGTTACTAGTTGTGCACCAAATGCCACAGGCAGAGGAAATGACCAGTTGAAAAGACCAGGCCAGGACGACATTCAGCCGGGTGATGCCTGTAAGAAGGCAAAACTTGATAAATCAG ACTCGAATGAGGCAGACCAAGCACAGGCAACTACTTCAACAGGAGTATGTCACTCAAACGTTAATAAAGGTCATACAGCTCAGACTCCAAACAACTCGGAAAAGGATACCACAAATAACAAGGACAAGCTAGATAAAAGTAGCACAAGCCAGGCAAATCAGCTGGAGCccacagaaaagaaaaatgaaacacCTTCAGGTGGGAAATCAACATCTGAAG ACAAGTCAAATGAATCTACATCCTCGATATCACAAGCTAAGCCAAGCACCAGTGTAGAGAATACAGCCTCAAAACCACCAAGCACCACAAATTCTACCTCGCTCATTCCAACAAAGGCAATGATCTACACAAGCAGCGAAAAAGGAGGAACTTCCTCTCTGCCTTTTTCCACTGCAAAGGGTTCACCCTTATACTTAGTCCCTGTAGAAAAGCTCTCCCCAAAGCTTGTGGAGCAGTTCATCAATCAAGGAAAAAGTGATGGCATTAAAACACGGAGTGCTCGGACGCCAAAGAAAGGGAAACAGGCAAAGCCTGGCTCACAAGTGTTGGTGCTAATTCCTTCATCAACACCAAATGGAAGTCCAACAATACACACACTGACGTCTGAAGAGCAACTGAAGGCCGATGGAGATAAGAAACCAATGCTTCTGCTTCCAGCCGACAAGGTACCTAAATCCATGGCGAGTCAAGCTCCTACTGTCCGCAAGAAGATGATGATAACGGTGGTTGCACCATCAAGCAAAAGTGGAACATCAGCAGCAGCTCAGAATgtaacaactacatgtacaagtacttCTTCAGCAG GAAGCTCTCAAGACCAACTTGTGAGAGGATCGATCACACGTGCTGTAGAAAGCAATGCCAAAAGTAATACACCAATTTCCAAATCACCTGTCACATCTGAAGGCCTGGCCGATTCCGTGGGAACCAGCCCATCGAGTTCAGTGCCAGTAGTGCAGCACTCGGCAACTCTGAATACGCCCATGGAAGTCGATGAGGCTGGAAAGCCTACAGAAGGATCAAGTCATGAGGCAGCCGATGTTGGAAAAGTGGATTCGACATCatctaaagaaagaaaatcccCTGAGGAAACTCCATCAACGTCCAAAACAATGACATCATCTTTGTCAGACGCAAGTGAACCCGTTGCTCCGAGTGAAAAATCACAAAGCAGTTCCACATCTGTAAAAGCGGGTGTCGTCGGCAAGCAAGGCAGCAGTGGCGAGCTGGATTTCTTGCCCAGTTTGTTGCCTAGTGACTTGACGCTGGATAATCTGCTTAAAGACATTGCAGGGGATTCCCCAGCTACGGCCAGTGATGAATTGGTGCCTTTTGATGTATCGGAAATCATTCAGAGCATCGAGAACATGCCAAATGAGCCCACTTCCAGTAGTGAAACCGCTGACTTACCCACTGACACCGTCGCTGCAGCTTCGGAGAGAGTGACCTCTGAGAAGACAGGAAGGGACAGTGAACTGAGTGATGATGTTGATAAAGAGACCAGCCACCGCTCCAAACGGCAGTCCCAAAGGAGATTACCTACCAGCCCTTTGTCAACAACTGTGAAATCATCGGCGGAAGCTGTACCACAAAACACATCAG
- the LOC138048545 gene encoding uncharacterized protein yields MAALIEKALCCAIQLVVNKCLDASAEKLDEGGLTSKKISRLIEREVHGIKTTLEGIALNDLKTAIDCFEVGLTYLRKAIDAQSPMDVNAMDISLYVTDLETKATEEVALAKDRFKMARKKATAASNLDALSISDRIVAFRYRVMATIFEALGNPSIVLTECRHCLGSLHSLGAVQDSFRSELERGLLNVNRKERREIIASVCQINHVIYSVTQSVGQDANVWSWPYVTTGTDRVDPLRDIRITRVLHNLGIEQYCVKLPSFGQEGKEAHKLKSPWGIASNSQGNFIIADNSAGDVKVFDGHGKFQYAIYHPDYVGDDIRVRRLQLEGCDMATDAETDSRGKFKHASHLPIPFNDHSSVSMSQWNVYDVANDAKNNIYVFFGRLVNGVQKYGVFVISADQNSEFYLREELLQYSWELSSLTVSENNKILVRGKLNTGQHIVDVYKTNGQYVHCFGSNKIKNPSAITAADGRNIMVLDTAKSKYYVRVFDSENGEQQFKFEVQKLFSFADIAFHKATTGNQIIVAGKEGEHLCILAYSSDGNTFLRSVSLGFDGFDCLRALTVSPTGHIGIVVGIVEDSTTHVTPSASFLDNTRGYKVLVV; encoded by the coding sequence ATGGCAGCGTTAATTGAAAAAGCTCTTTGTTGCGCTATCCAGCTAGTTGTGAACAAATGCTTGGATGCCTCGGCCGAAAAGCTGGATGAAGGTGGTCTGACGAGTAAAAAGATTAGCAGGTTAATCGAACGAGAAGTGCACGGCATAAAGACAACGTTGGAAGGCATAGCTTTAAACGACCTCAAGACAGCCATAGACTGCTTTGAAGTAGGTCTTACGTATCTGCGTAAAGCAATCGATGCGCAAAGTCCTATGGATGTAAATGCTATGGATATAAGCTTATATGTAACTGACCTGGAAACGAAAGCAACTGAGGAGGTTGCCTTAGCAAAGGATAGGTTCAAAATGGCGCGTAAAAAAGCAACTGCTGCCTCAAATTTAGACGCGCTCTCCATTTCTGATCGTATCGTCGCGTTTCGATACCGCGTCATGGCAACAATATTTGAAGCCCTAGGAAATCCTTCGATCGTCTTAACAGAATGTAGACATTGCCTCGGAAGTCTACATTCCCTAGGAGCAGTTCAGGATAGCTTCCGATCGGAGTTGGAACGGGGACTGCTAAACGTAAACAGGAAAGAACGAAGGGAAATTATAGCTTCGGTGTGCCAGATAAATCACGTTATCTACAGTGTCACGCAATCAGTCGGTCAAGATGCTAACGTCTGGAGCTGGCCTTATGTTACCACAGGAACAGACAGAGTTGATCCATTGCGAGATATTAGGATAACCAGGGTACTGCATAACCTAGGCATAGAACAATACTGTGTTAAACTCCCATCCTTTGGTCAAGAGGGAAAAGAAGCGCACAAGCTGAAATCACCGTGGGGGATTGCGAGTAACAGTCAAGGTAATTTTATCATAGCTGACAACAGTGCGGGCGATGTGAAAGTGTTTGATGGTCATGGCAAGTTTCAGTATGCCATTTATCACCCTGATTATGTTGGTGATGATATCAGGGTAAGAAGGTTGCAGTTGGAAGGCTGTGACATGGCAACTGACGCAGAAACTGATAGCCGTGGCAAGTTTAAGCATGCCAGTCATCTCCCTATTCCTTTTAATGATCATAGCAGTGTCAGCATGTCACAGTGGAATGTGTACGACGTGGCAAATGATGCAAAAAACAATATCTATGTGTTCTTTGGGCGGTTGGTGAATGGTGTGCAGAAGTATGGTGTTTTTGTGATTTCTGCTGACCAAAACAGTGAGTTTTATCTGAGGGAGGAGCTTTTGCAGTATTCATGGGAACTGTCATCCTTGACTGTCTCAGAGAACAACAAAATACTGGTACGTGGAAAACTGAACACTGGGCAGCACATTGTGGATGTGTACAAGACCAATGGACAGTATGTTCACTGCTTTggatcaaataaaataaagaatccATCAGCTATCACTGCTGCTGATGGTAGGAACATAATGGTGCTAGATACTGCTAAATCCAAGTACTATGTTCGTGTTTTTGACAGTGAAAATGGAGAGCAACAGTTTAAGTTTGaagtacaaaaattgttttcttttgctgACATTGCCTTTCACAAGGCAACTACTGGCAATCAAATTATTGTTGCTGGAAAAGAGGGAGAGCATCTTTGTATTCTTGCATATAGTAGTGATGGTAACACATTTCTGCGTAGTGTTAGTCTCGGTTTTGATGGATTTGACTGTTTGAGAGCATTAACAGTTTCTCCGACTGGACACATTGGTATTGTTGTAGGAATTGTAGAAGATTCAACGACGCATGTCACACCATCAGCATCCTTTCTTGATAACACTCGTGGTTACAAAGTGCTTGTTGTGTAG